In the genome of Mogibacterium neglectum, the window CTGGTAGACTGCTAGGACATAAGCAGGGGGTACTGGTTGGAGTTTCTTCTGGAGCAGCATTGTGGGCAGCTATCGAGCTTGCTAAGAAACCAGAAAATGAAGGTAAGAACATCGTAGTTCTATTACCTGATACAGGAGATAGATATCTATCGACACCGCTATTTCAGGAATAATAGCTGATCGACATATCATTAATTATAAAGAAAATTATTATGTAAATGCGGGGCTAGACATTATCGTCCCGCATTTTTGCGTTTCATGTAAACTTAATGTAAAATATAATGGATTTAAAAAATAGGAGGAAACTGTGTTAGTTTCAACGAGAGGAAGATATGCCATAAGGGTGATGATTGATCTTGCCGAACATATGAATGGCAAATACATACCTATGAAGGAAATTGCCGATAGACAAGATGTGTCGCTTAAGTATATGACTAAAATCATGCAGGCTCTAACTAAATCTGGTATGCTCGATGGACAGCATGGCAAAGGCGGAGGATACAAGCTTAATAGAGAGCCTGAGGAGTATCGCGTCGGCGATATACTTAGGCTAACGGAAGGTACGCTTGCTCCGGTCGCTTGTATAGATGAGACAGACTGCAAGTGCGACAGATCCTTCGAGTGTCGAACAAGACCTATGTGGAATGAGCTTGACAAGCTGATTAGTGAATATTTAGATGGAATAACTATAGCTGATTTGATGGAGGGGAATACCGCAGATAACTACGTCATCTGATGTAGTGCGGAGTAACGCTTTATATGAACGCAATAATTTGTGATGACAACGCTAGAGAACGCGAATGGTGCTATAAGGAACTGCTCAAGAATAAAGGCAGTTTTGAAGACGGTTTGACAGTGCTTGAATTTGAGTCAGGCAACGAACTGCTCTTTAAGTATCCTGATTTAGAAATCGGAATCGATATCGTATTCCTAGACATCATGATGCCAGGACTTGACGGCATAACGGTGGCAAAGAAACTTCGTGATATGAACTACGGAGGGGAGATAGTTTTCTTTACAGGAACTATAGACTATGCTGTTAATGGGTATGACTATGAAGCTCTCGCGTATCTGATAAAAGGAAAGACTCCATCCGAGAGATTTAGCGAGGTAATCAGACATTTCCTCATTCGCAAGGGAGAGCGAAGCGGTGAAGTTATTATTCTTCGCTGTGCTGGAGAGACAAGAGTAATCAACCTATCGGGAATTAAATATTTCGAGGTGTATAAAAGGCTTACGACGGTGTATTATGGTGATTCGAAATTTAGCTTTTATTCACCTTTAGCTAAGCTCAGTGAGGAACTTGAGGGAAAGAATTTCGTTCGTATACACAGGGCGTATCTTGTAAATGCCGAATATATTTCAAAAAAGACTATGCGAGATGTGACATTGCGCGACGGAACGGTGCTTCCAGCTGGTAGGAACTATATTAAAAAGATAAAAGAAGCTTAAAAAGATGTGTAATAATAGGAAATTGAACAAAGGTTTTAATAGTACGCGACGGCAAGCATATAGGGTAGTGCGCATTTTGGTGATGTGTTTGGTTTTTGTGCTTTATAGCTTAAATGTTTTTGCACTTGAAGGTGATTCTGATAAGCCAGTGACACTTGATGAAAATGGATTGCTAGAGAATCGTGTGGAAGGTGAGACTGTTAATACTGATGCTTATCTAGAACCTACAGGCGATAGAGCGAGCAATAATACGAATAATGATCATATAATTCGTGTAACCAAGAACGGTGTTACATACAATATCGGTTATTATCTTAATAGCACAACTATTTTGCCAGAAGAAATAAGTGGTATGGATAGTGACCAAGCCCTTGAATACATTGCCAATAAAAGTATGACATTCTATACAGATAGGAATGCTGCGGTTATACCGGATATAGTATTTGGCAGGGACTATTTCGTAAGAGTCAATGGGGCGACTCATGTAACACCAGATACACTGCGTGGAAGCTATAGGCTGGAAATTGCCAATAACAGTGAGTTTATTAATGTGGCAATGACTACAGTTACTATCGGCAATAGAAATAATGGCGGTAATAGTGGTAGCGGTGGAAATACGAATACAGACACCGTGGATAGGACAAACACAAATGGGCATAGCCCTGCCGCAAGTGTAGTTCAAAGCATAGCTAGAAAAATATCTTCAGGTACAAGAAATAGAAGTGAGAACAGAACTTCATCAGCGGTAAGTCCCCAGCAGGCGAAGCCAAATGCATCATCGGATTCAGGCACTACTGGTGCAGTTAATAGCGCAAATAACCCAGCGAACGAGAATATTTCAAGTGATACAAATAGTTCAAGCACAAGTAGCGCAGGAAGTAGTTTGGGTGGTGCTGGGACTGGCATAGCTTCAAGTAGGGCTGCAGAAACTGTGGCAAATGCAGCGACTACAGGAGCTGGAGTCGGACTAGCTTGGCTAACTGTCCTTATAATATCCGATATCAAACTGCTTCTTTGGTATAAGAAACTTAAAGAAGCCAAGAAGAAGTCAGTTCTATAATGAGCGTCTGTAGGAGATGGAAAAAATGGTGCTTAAGATAACTGTTTGGGTGATATTTGTGGTGGCGATAGCTGTCAAAATATATACCAAGAAACGCGTTCAGAATATCGATGGGTTTGGTGGCATAACCACGCGGGAAGAAGTCGATAGAGCTAGACGATGTTCAGATAATAAATAGAGAATAAGACATTGAAATACCAACCGATCATGAACGTGAATCATGGTCGGTTTTTATTTTAAAACATACGCTTAAATTTGATGAAACTAACCATTTTTTGTTGACAAAATAATATGGTTAATGTACACTAATTTAAGTTAAGAGTGCCTAACACGATGTTAGCTAATTTAACTGACAGCGCGGCTTTGTACCGCGTATTTTAATTAGTGGAGGAGGAGATGCAGTATGATTCCAATCACACTTGTTAATCAAGGGGAGCTTGTTACAGTAAAAAAGATAACTGGTAGCGATGTGATTAGACAGCACCTCGCAGAGCTCGGATTTGTAGTTGATGCCGATGTGAAAGTGGTAAGTGCATTCAACGGTAATGTAATCTTACAAGTTCACGGATCTAAGATTGCGCTCAATGAGACAATGGCAAGACGAATTATGGTATAGCGCATATATACGCAAATAATTCTTTAGCATTATATGAATTTATTTTAAGGAGGAGAACAACATGGCAACTCAGATGGATACTCTTAATAATGTTAGAGTTGGTAAGACTGCTACTATTAAGAAGATCAATGGTGTCGGAGCAGTAAAGCGAAGAATCATGGATATGGGTCTCACTAAGGGAACCGATATTTTCGTGAGAAAGGTTGCGCCACTCGGTGATCCAATCGAGCTAACTGTTAGAGGCTATGAGCTTTCTGTTAGAAAGGCTGATGCAGCTTTAATCGATGTTGAGATAGAAGATTAATATCAGGTTTAAGCAAACTTCTATTTTTTTAAATTATAGATTAGTCTAACTGAACTAACTATAAATTAAGTACCATGAAAGGAGTGTACTAACATGTCACTTAAGATCGCCCTCGCGGGTAATCCTAACTGTGGTAAAACCACATTGTTTAATGCCTTGACTGGTTCCGCGCAGTATGTTGGTAACTGGCCAGGTGTAACCGTTGAGAAGAAAGACGGAAAACTCCGTGGACATAAGGATGTAGTCGTTCAAGACCTTCCCGGAATTTATTCGCTTTCTCCATACACATTAGAGGAGGTTGTTTCTAGAAACTATCTCGTTAATGAGAAACCTGATGCTATCATCAATATCATTGACGGAACGAACCTAGAGAGAAACCTATACCTCACAACGCAGCTGCTCGAACTCAACATACCTGTTGTAATCGCAGTTAACATGATGGACCTAGTTGAAAGGAACGGGGACACTATAGATCTAAATAAGCTCAGTGAAGAACTGGGATGTGCTGTTCTTCCAATAAGTGCGCTTAAAGGATCCGGCTCTGATGCGCTTATCAAGAAGGCTATCGAAGTTGCTGAATCTCACAAGCCAGGAGAACTCCCACATGTGTTCAACGGATCAGTCGAACATGCAATCGCACACATCGAAGAGTCAATCGAGAATATCGTAAGCAAGGATAACCTCAGATGGTATGCAATCAAACTCTTTGAGAGAGATGAGAAGGTTGTAGCTGAGCTGGCGCTAGACCCTGCGCTCAGTAAGCATATCGAGGAACATATTGCGGACTGCGAAGCAGAACTCGATGATGATGCTGAGAGTATCGTTATCAACCAGAGATACGCTTATATCAACAAGGTTGCGCCTAAGGCTATGGTTAAGAAGGCAAACCATGAAAAGCTTTCGACTTCTGATAAGATAGATAGAATCGTCACGAACAGACTTTTGGCACTTCCAATCTTCGTAGTAATCATGTACCTAGTGTACTGGCTAGCTATTTCAAAGATTGGTACACCTCTGACCGACTGGGCTAACGATACGCTGTTCGGTGAGTGGATTATTCCAGGTGCTAAGAAAGGCCTTGAAAGCCTCGGAGCATCGGGCTGGGTTGTTTCCCTTGTAGTAGATGGTGTTATCAATGGTATCGGTTCCGTACTCGGATTCACACCTCAGATGGCATGCGTATTCCTTTGCCTCTCAATCCTCGAGGACTGCGGATACATGGCGAGAGTTGCGTTCATCATGGATAGAATCTTTAGAAGATTCGGACTATCTGGTAAGTCATTTATTCCTTTCCTCATCTCATCTGGATGCGGGGTACCTGGAATCATGGCGACTAGAACCATCGAGAATGAGAAGGATCGTCGTATGACGATGATGACAACCACGGCGATTCCGTGTGGAGCTAAGCTTCCTGTAATCGCTACGATTTCTGCTTATATCTTAGGTAATAAATGGTGGGTAGCTCCTCTGATGTACTTCGTAGGAATCGGAATGGTTATCTGCTCTTGTATCATCCTCAAGAAGACTAAACAGTTTGCAGGAGAGCCAGCACCATTCATCATGGAGCTTCCTAACTATCATATTCCTTCGGTAAAAGGTGTTCTCATACACGTATGGGAGAGAGTATGGGCATTCGTCAAGAAGGCCGGAACAATTCTGTTCCTCTGTGTAGTAGTTATGTGGGTTCTCTCAAGTTACGGATTCAGCCACGGTTCATTCGGAGCTGTAGATGCTAAGGATAGCTTGATGGCAGATATCGGTGGTGCGGTTGCATTCATCTTCAAGCCACTTGGTTTTGGAACATGGCAGGCAGTTGCAAGTTCGATTTCAGGATTTGTTGCTAAGGAAGGAATCGTTTCCACGATGGGAGTCCTGTCTGGACTCGGAGCAATTGAAGACTACAATGCTTCGATGAGAACAGCATTCGATGCATTCTTCCCAACTACAATCGCAGCTATCTCATTCCTGATGTTCAACCTGTTTGACTCGCCTTGTCTCGCTGCAATATCGACAGTTGCTAAGGAGATGAATAACAGAAATCATTTCTGGTATACAATCATCTTCCAGAACGTTTCTGCATATCTATTTGCGTTAGTTGTATATCAGCTAGTTGGACTTGCAATCGGCGAGGTTGCATTCGGTATATGGACAGTAGTAGCAGCAGTTATTGCAATCTTCGTACTGTACCTGTTATTTAGACCAGATCCGAACAAGAAGAGAATGTTAGACGGCTCTGAAGGCGTAAAGTAAATAAATAAAGTGAAATCATAGCTTGAGCGAGTACTATTACTTGCTCAAGCTATGATTATAGAAAGGGTATGAGATGAATTTAGTAGATGTGATTGTACTCTCTCTTGTCGCTATAATATTTATAGGGGCTGTGAAGGTGCTTATTAGTTTCTTCAAATAAACGCATAAACGTCACAGAGAAGAGTTAGAATACACTTACAGGAGGAGTGGAGATATGAACGTAATTGATATAATTGTAGTTGCTGTAGTTGCTGTAATAGCATTCTTTATCATCAGAGATGTTATAAAGAAGCGCAAGGCTGGTATCACAAGCTGTGGCTGCGGAAGTGGTTGTAGCGGCTGTTCAGGCTGTAGTGCTCATCCTCATACCGAGGAAGATAAGTAAGTCGCTGTAATTGTTTTACTAGCACTTAATAATAGATAGGGGGTGCGTGACATGATTAAGACTACCGTTAAGATCGATGGCATGCAGTGCAACATGTGTGAGACGCATGTAAAGGATTTAATTAGAAAAAAGTTTGATGTTAAGAAGATAAAGGCATCTCACGTAAACGGTGAGTGCGTTATAGTGTCGCCTGACGAGATTCCTAGAGAAGAGCTTACTTATGAGCTTGGACAGATGGGATATAAGGTTACTGAAATGGAAACAGAACCATATGTTAAGAAGGGGATTTTTGGATTCTAGTAACTGTGGCAAACGAGCATCGGCTCATGATGCCTGTATTAACTTTGTTAATTATAATTTGTTCTAAAATAGCTAAGGGATGTGTAGGTATTCTATGCATCTCTTTTTTTAAATAATATAGTGGTCATAAATTGGTACTACTCCTATGGAATACATTACCGCTATCTAAATAGCTAAATTATCTTGACTTATGATATTAGAATGATATCATCAAATTATAAAAGCGATTAAAAACATTTGGATAGAAGGAGGTCGCTACAATGACAGAGAAACTTATAACCAACAAGAAACATGGGATTCCTGTGCTGATTCTACTCGTCGGGCTATATGTACTGGCGGTATTTGGGATAATTAACAGCTCAACTAGTGGCAACATAACGCTTCTAGGAATATGCGGGCTGTATCTAGCTCTAGGATGGATTCCATTTGCTGGCCTTAAAACGCTAAAGCCTCAGGAGGCATTAGTACTTACTCTGTTCGGAAAGTACTACGGAACCCTTAAAGGAGAGGGATTTTACTATGTAAATCCATTTTGTACATCAGTTAACCCTGCAGCGAATACAAAACTTGGGCAGTCGGGAGATATTAAAGGAAAAGCAGCTGTTGTTTTAGGAAATGGCGATAGCGATTCGGTATCAGGTAAGAGAATTTCTCTTAAAATCATGACGTTAAATAATTCAGTTCAAAAGATTAACGACGCAATCGGTAATCCTATCGAGATTGGAATTGCTGTGATGTGGAGAGTGACAGACACGACAAAGGCGGTATTTAACGTAGATAACTACAAAGAATATCTCTCGCTACAGAGTGACTCGGCGCTGAGAAATGTGGTAAGATTATATCCATATGATGTCGCACCTAATATCGATACCACTGGTGATGGCATGGCTGACGAAGGTTCGCTTCGGGGGTCAAGCGATGTGGTTGCTGAGCGCATCAAGGAGGATATCCAGAAGAGAGTTGCTGATGCAGGTATCGAAGTAATCGAAGCACGTATCACATACCTCGCATATGCACCTGAAATCGCAGCTGTGATGCTTCAGAGACAGCAGGCTAGCGCAGTAGTAGATGCGAGAGCGATGATCGTAGATGGTGCTGTTGGCATGGTTAAGCTCGCTTTAGAAAAGTTAAGTGATGATGGGATAGTAGATCTTGATGAAGAGCGCAAGGCTGCAATGGTTTCAAATCTAATGGTTGTACTTTGTGGAAGCCATGATGCTCAGCCAATCGTTAACTCAGGGTCATTGTATTAATTAAGTATAGGGGCAAATTAAATTTAAATGCATAAATCGCAGACTATACTGCGTCAATGTATTAAAATCATAGAAGGACTACTAGTAGTAAGAAAAGGCGTACGCAGGATTCATGGCAAATAAAAAACAAATTCCACTCAGAATATCTGATAAACTGTTTCAGGACATTCATGCTTGGGCAGAGGATGATTTTCGCTCTGTGAACGGGCAGATTGAATATCTGCTCTCGGAGTGCGTCCGCCAGAGACGCAAGAACGGCAAGTATGTCGGTGAGGAGATAGACAAGCCTCTAGATATAGACATTGAGTAAATAGTAAGGGCGGATGGCTTATTGCTATCCGCCCACTTTCATGGTATTTGGATTCTATCCAGTAATTTAATAGTCAGCATAAGATATGACTAGATATCTAAAGCTTGGTCATGCGATTAATACTTCGTATATTCCCAGCCAGCGAACTGTCCCGTGCCGACGAGAGTGTCTGCATCTTCATCATAGTTAAAAATCCAGTCGTATGGTTTGTAGTTCTCGTCGATTGTATTTTTTAAAATGTGAACAGTGACTGTTTTGTTATCAAGCTCCCACTTCCCGGTTAGATATCCATGAGAACCGTTCATGTCTATCGGCATGATGAAGTTGCCATCGGAATCGAGCTTAAATGGATATTCGTTAGAGCCTGCAATAGTCCATCGTGCAGCGATTTTAATCTTGCGAGCTTCTTCCTCTTCATGCTGCTTTACAGTCTTGAACTTAAGAATCTGTTCCTCGATATCGAGATACCTAGCCTTCAGGGCTTCTTTGGAGGAGTCTTCCTTCGCACCGACTTTGAAATTGTGAATTAGTTCCTTTGCGGATTCCTTGTCTTCATCGCTATAAATATCTTTTTCGTATTTCTCAAGCTTTTTGACTAGAGACTTTACCATCTCTGGCTTAGTCTTGACCTTAGCAACCGCCTTGTTGAACTTGCTTACAGTCTTGCTCAGATCTTGCTTCAGAATCTGCTGTTTGATCTTGTCCTTATACTCAGCCTTTATGTCATTAACGGTGCTAATATCTTCCTTGAAATACTTGGAAGTACTCATGTTACTGATGGTATTAAGTGCTTTGGCACGCATCTTATCTACGGAAGGTATGTAGTTCATCAATCCGAGTAATATTGCTACTGAGGTAAATGATATAATAATATAATTGATTATGGATTTACGATTAAATAGTCTTACACATAATCGCTTCCATACCGAACTTGTAGAACCCATTTGTTTATCTCCTAAAAGGTGAATTTATGATAGTGTATATACATATATCCAGATGAAATAATCTTATCTGAAATACCGCCTTTTGTAAACGAACAAATTGGGATATTATAAGCATAGGTATGATATAAACGATACGTATGATTAGTCAGAATTGTAGCTAATGACGATACTGTTTTTGAGAAAAGAGAGGGAATGAAATGGCTCATCCTATTTATTTGAAGAAATCCGATTGCAAA includes:
- a CDS encoding PTS ascorbate transporter subunit IIC — protein: MANKKQIPLRISDKLFQDIHAWAEDDFRSVNGQIEYLLSECVRQRRKNGKYVGEEIDKPLDIDIE
- a CDS encoding FeoB-associated Cys-rich membrane protein, translating into MNVIDIIVVAVVAVIAFFIIRDVIKKRKAGITSCGCGSGCSGCSGCSAHPHTEEDK
- the feoB gene encoding ferrous iron transport protein B, with product MSLKIALAGNPNCGKTTLFNALTGSAQYVGNWPGVTVEKKDGKLRGHKDVVVQDLPGIYSLSPYTLEEVVSRNYLVNEKPDAIINIIDGTNLERNLYLTTQLLELNIPVVIAVNMMDLVERNGDTIDLNKLSEELGCAVLPISALKGSGSDALIKKAIEVAESHKPGELPHVFNGSVEHAIAHIEESIENIVSKDNLRWYAIKLFERDEKVVAELALDPALSKHIEEHIADCEAELDDDAESIVINQRYAYINKVAPKAMVKKANHEKLSTSDKIDRIVTNRLLALPIFVVIMYLVYWLAISKIGTPLTDWANDTLFGEWIIPGAKKGLESLGASGWVVSLVVDGVINGIGSVLGFTPQMACVFLCLSILEDCGYMARVAFIMDRIFRRFGLSGKSFIPFLISSGCGVPGIMATRTIENEKDRRMTMMTTTAIPCGAKLPVIATISAYILGNKWWVAPLMYFVGIGMVICSCIILKKTKQFAGEPAPFIMELPNYHIPSVKGVLIHVWERVWAFVKKAGTILFLCVVVMWVLSSYGFSHGSFGAVDAKDSLMADIGGAVAFIFKPLGFGTWQAVASSISGFVAKEGIVSTMGVLSGLGAIEDYNASMRTAFDAFFPTTIAAISFLMFNLFDSPCLAAISTVAKEMNNRNHFWYTIIFQNVSAYLFALVVYQLVGLAIGEVAFGIWTVVAAVIAIFVLYLLFRPDPNKKRMLDGSEGVK
- a CDS encoding FeoA family protein, encoding MDTLNNVRVGKTATIKKINGVGAVKRRIMDMGLTKGTDIFVRKVAPLGDPIELTVRGYELSVRKADAALIDVEIED
- a CDS encoding heavy-metal-associated domain-containing protein, producing the protein MIKTTVKIDGMQCNMCETHVKDLIRKKFDVKKIKASHVNGECVIVSPDEIPREELTYELGQMGYKVTEMETEPYVKKGIFGF
- a CDS encoding SPFH domain-containing protein, giving the protein MTEKLITNKKHGIPVLILLVGLYVLAVFGIINSSTSGNITLLGICGLYLALGWIPFAGLKTLKPQEALVLTLFGKYYGTLKGEGFYYVNPFCTSVNPAANTKLGQSGDIKGKAAVVLGNGDSDSVSGKRISLKIMTLNNSVQKINDAIGNPIEIGIAVMWRVTDTTKAVFNVDNYKEYLSLQSDSALRNVVRLYPYDVAPNIDTTGDGMADEGSLRGSSDVVAERIKEDIQKRVADAGIEVIEARITYLAYAPEIAAVMLQRQQASAVVDARAMIVDGAVGMVKLALEKLSDDGIVDLDEERKAAMVSNLMVVLCGSHDAQPIVNSGSLY
- a CDS encoding RrF2 family transcriptional regulator; translation: MLVSTRGRYAIRVMIDLAEHMNGKYIPMKEIADRQDVSLKYMTKIMQALTKSGMLDGQHGKGGGYKLNREPEEYRVGDILRLTEGTLAPVACIDETDCKCDRSFECRTRPMWNELDKLISEYLDGITIADLMEGNTADNYVI
- a CDS encoding FeoA family protein; amino-acid sequence: MIPITLVNQGELVTVKKITGSDVIRQHLAELGFVVDADVKVVSAFNGNVILQVHGSKIALNETMARRIMV
- a CDS encoding LytR/AlgR family response regulator transcription factor, which codes for MNAIICDDNAREREWCYKELLKNKGSFEDGLTVLEFESGNELLFKYPDLEIGIDIVFLDIMMPGLDGITVAKKLRDMNYGGEIVFFTGTIDYAVNGYDYEALAYLIKGKTPSERFSEVIRHFLIRKGERSGEVIILRCAGETRVINLSGIKYFEVYKRLTTVYYGDSKFSFYSPLAKLSEELEGKNFVRIHRAYLVNAEYISKKTMRDVTLRDGTVLPAGRNYIKKIKEA